From Streptomyces sp. HUAS MG91, the proteins below share one genomic window:
- the pyrE gene encoding orotate phosphoribosyltransferase gives MTTNDVRDALLQQIKDKAVVHGKVTLSSGLEADYYVDLRRVTLDGEAAPLVGQVLLDLTKDLEFDAVGGLTMGADPVAGAMLHASAARGERLDAFVVRKAAKAHGMQRRVEGPDIKGRRVLVVEDTSTTGGSPLEAVQAVREAGAEVVGVATIVDRATGAAEKITEGAGVPYLFAFSKDELGLD, from the coding sequence ATGACGACGAACGACGTGCGGGACGCCCTGCTCCAGCAGATCAAGGACAAGGCCGTGGTGCACGGCAAGGTGACGCTCTCCTCCGGGCTGGAGGCCGACTACTACGTCGACCTGCGCCGCGTCACCCTCGACGGCGAGGCCGCCCCGCTCGTCGGGCAGGTCCTGCTCGACCTGACGAAGGACCTGGAGTTCGACGCGGTCGGCGGGCTGACGATGGGCGCCGACCCCGTCGCCGGCGCGATGCTGCACGCGTCCGCCGCGCGCGGTGAGCGGCTGGACGCCTTCGTGGTCCGCAAGGCCGCCAAGGCGCACGGCATGCAGCGCCGCGTCGAGGGCCCCGACATCAAGGGCCGCCGCGTGCTCGTCGTCGAGGACACCTCCACGACCGGCGGCTCCCCGCTGGAGGCCGTCCAGGCGGTGCGGGAGGCCGGGGCCGAGGTCGTCGGCGTCGCCACCATCGTCGACCGCGCCACCGGCGCCGCCGAGAAGATCACCGAGGGCGCCGGGGTCCCGTACCTCTTCGCCTTCTCCAAGGACGAGCTGGGCCTCGACTAG
- a CDS encoding alpha/beta hydrolase, translated as MPDEAVAREKAEETSAFSHPAVPPDVTAAYGDHPDQVVDFYAPRDASGPAPLVVVLHGGAWRAPYDRTHLSPLCDFLARRGFAVANVEYRRGSSLPHQGAGGPVAGRWPETFDDVAAAFDALPALAAEHLPTADARRVVAVGHSAGGQLALWAAARHVLPEDAPWHTEAPAALRGVVALAPIADLALAEELGVCGGAAGQLLGGEPGLFEARRPCADPSLLLPTGIATTLVQGRTDTTVPVALAEAYADAAARAGEVVGVTFLEEVGHFPLIDPAADACAVVAEEIEQLAC; from the coding sequence ATGCCGGACGAAGCCGTCGCTCGCGAGAAGGCCGAGGAGACATCGGCCTTCTCGCACCCCGCCGTCCCCCCGGACGTCACTGCCGCGTACGGCGATCACCCGGATCAGGTCGTCGACTTCTACGCGCCGCGGGACGCCTCCGGCCCGGCCCCGCTGGTCGTCGTCCTGCACGGCGGCGCGTGGCGGGCACCGTACGACCGGACGCATCTGAGCCCGCTGTGCGACTTCCTCGCGCGGCGCGGGTTCGCCGTGGCCAACGTCGAGTACCGGCGCGGCAGTTCGCTGCCGCACCAGGGTGCGGGCGGTCCGGTGGCGGGGCGCTGGCCGGAGACGTTCGACGACGTGGCCGCCGCCTTCGACGCGCTGCCCGCGCTGGCCGCCGAGCATCTGCCGACGGCGGACGCCCGGCGCGTCGTCGCCGTCGGGCACTCCGCGGGCGGGCAACTCGCGCTGTGGGCGGCCGCGCGGCACGTGCTGCCCGAGGACGCGCCCTGGCACACCGAGGCCCCGGCGGCCCTGCGCGGGGTCGTCGCGCTCGCCCCGATCGCGGATCTCGCCCTCGCCGAGGAGCTGGGGGTGTGCGGGGGTGCCGCCGGGCAACTGCTGGGCGGTGAGCCCGGGTTGTTCGAGGCGCGCCGCCCCTGCGCCGATCCTTCTCTCCTGCTCCCCACGGGCATCGCCACCACGCTCGTCCAGGGGCGTACGGACACCACGGTGCCGGTCGCTCTCGCGGAGGCGTATGCCGATGCGGCGGCGCGGGCGGGGGAGGTCGTGGGGGTCACGTTCCTGGAGGAGGTCGGTCACTTTCCGCTGATCGATCCGGCGGCCGACGCGTGCGCGGTGGTCGCGGAGGAGATCGAGCAGCTGGCCTGTTGA
- a CDS encoding aminotransferase class I/II-fold pyridoxal phosphate-dependent enzyme yields the protein MTYDFDTVVDRRGTWCVQWDGITDRFPVPDLLPFTISDMDFRSPPEVLDALTARIGHGVFGYSDWHNEEFRGAIRDWYRDRYATEVDVDQLVYAPSVLNQIAQLLRMWTVPGDAVVAHTPTYDGFRKCVTGLGRELRTVGVDDWDALERELARPDARALFLCSPHNPTGHVWTDAELRRIAGLARTHDIAVISDEIHSDLTHDGHVHRPFTAYGDGLRWALVTSGSKSFNFPALTGSYGFVGDPADHAEFVRRMGHDEGLESPAVLALTAHIAAYREGGAWLDQLRAYTYGNLRLLEDRLKEAFPELGWRVPEAGYLAWIDLRPLGITADEELQRVLVERERVAIMPGGTYGDPGFVRLNLGCPRSKAEAGIEALVRAVATVRPDDADWNP from the coding sequence GTGACCTACGACTTCGACACCGTCGTCGACCGGCGCGGCACCTGGTGCGTGCAGTGGGACGGCATCACGGACCGGTTCCCCGTGCCGGACCTGCTCCCGTTCACCATCTCCGACATGGACTTCCGGTCCCCTCCGGAGGTGCTCGACGCGCTCACCGCGCGCATCGGGCACGGCGTGTTCGGCTACTCGGACTGGCACAACGAAGAGTTCCGCGGCGCGATACGCGACTGGTACCGCGACCGGTACGCGACCGAGGTGGACGTCGACCAGCTCGTGTACGCGCCCTCGGTGCTCAACCAGATCGCGCAGCTGCTGCGCATGTGGACGGTCCCGGGCGACGCCGTCGTCGCGCACACCCCGACCTACGACGGGTTCCGCAAGTGCGTCACGGGGCTCGGCCGCGAGCTGCGCACCGTCGGCGTCGACGACTGGGACGCCCTGGAGCGGGAGCTGGCCCGCCCGGACGCCCGCGCCCTCTTCCTGTGCTCGCCGCACAACCCGACCGGACACGTGTGGACCGACGCCGAGCTGCGCCGGATCGCCGGACTCGCGCGGACCCATGACATCGCTGTCATCAGCGACGAGATCCACTCCGACCTCACCCACGACGGCCACGTCCACCGGCCGTTCACGGCGTACGGCGACGGGCTGCGCTGGGCGCTCGTCACCTCCGGCAGCAAGTCGTTCAACTTCCCCGCGCTCACCGGCAGCTACGGCTTCGTCGGCGACCCGGCCGACCACGCCGAGTTCGTCCGGCGGATGGGCCACGACGAGGGCCTGGAGTCACCGGCCGTGCTCGCGCTGACCGCGCACATCGCCGCCTACCGCGAGGGCGGCGCCTGGCTGGACCAGCTGCGCGCGTACACGTACGGCAATCTGCGGCTCCTGGAGGACCGGCTCAAGGAGGCCTTCCCCGAGCTGGGCTGGCGGGTCCCCGAGGCCGGCTATCTCGCCTGGATCGATCTGCGGCCGCTCGGCATCACGGCGGACGAGGAGCTCCAGCGGGTCCTCGTCGAGCGGGAACGGGTGGCGATCATGCCGGGCGGCACCTACGGCGATCCGGGATTCGTGCGGCTGAACCTGGGCTGCCCCCGGAGCAAGGCGGAGGCCGGGATCGAGGCGCTCGTGAGGGCCGTCGCGACCGTTCGCCCGGATGACGCAGACTGGAACCCATGA
- a CDS encoding SRPBCC domain-containing protein, translating to MEHEVFVPVPAESVRAVLGDPLRVARALPGFQRDASGDGGRLKVRIGGHTITYRGTVTVDRTPDGTLAVSGDAVEARGTGAVTFTLTARAAATEGGTTLTFTGTATGDGRVAELPGDAVESAAQRLLNRFAENLGAAAREPGGDPEPEDAPEPSVHETEVPPSSLDPETDLPPEPAAAHARRTMIGRSAEEVDHAPPRGRYAPVPAPAGATASATLRWAAPAAALAVASAIVVGRALRRRR from the coding sequence ATGGAGCATGAGGTGTTCGTTCCGGTTCCGGCGGAGTCCGTCAGGGCGGTGCTCGGCGACCCCCTTCGGGTGGCCCGGGCCCTGCCCGGGTTCCAGCGCGACGCGTCCGGCGACGGCGGCCGCCTGAAGGTCCGGATCGGCGGGCACACCATCACGTACCGCGGCACCGTCACGGTGGACCGCACCCCCGACGGCACCCTCGCGGTGAGCGGCGACGCCGTCGAGGCCCGCGGCACCGGCGCCGTCACCTTCACCCTGACCGCCCGCGCCGCCGCCACCGAAGGCGGCACCACCCTCACCTTCACCGGCACCGCGACCGGCGACGGCCGCGTCGCCGAACTCCCCGGCGACGCGGTGGAATCGGCGGCCCAGCGCCTGCTGAACCGTTTCGCGGAGAACCTCGGGGCGGCCGCCCGGGAACCCGGCGGCGACCCGGAGCCCGAGGACGCGCCGGAGCCGTCCGTCCACGAGACCGAGGTGCCGCCCTCGTCCCTCGACCCCGAGACGGACCTGCCCCCCGAGCCGGCCGCCGCCCACGCCCGCCGCACGATGATCGGCCGCAGCGCGGAGGAGGTCGACCACGCCCCGCCGCGCGGCCGCTACGCCCCCGTGCCCGCCCCGGCAGGCGCCACGGCGAGCGCCACCCTGCGCTGGGCGGCACCGGCCGCCGCCCTCGCCGTCGCCTCCGCGATCGTCGTCGGCCGGGCGCTGCGCAGGCGCCGCTGA
- a CDS encoding DUF3151 domain-containing protein, which produces MSLHENLLGGPPPTHLPDDPEPRELLAGGTAPADVAAKYPTSSLAWAQLADAAFERGSVVESYAYARTGYHRGLDSLRRAGWKGHGPVPWEHEPNRGFLRALHALARAAGAIGEQEEYERCTQFLKDSSATAAQTLG; this is translated from the coding sequence ATGAGCCTTCACGAGAACCTGCTCGGGGGACCGCCCCCGACCCACCTGCCCGACGACCCGGAGCCCCGCGAGCTGCTGGCGGGCGGCACCGCCCCGGCGGACGTCGCGGCGAAGTACCCGACCTCCTCGCTCGCCTGGGCGCAGCTCGCCGACGCGGCCTTCGAGCGCGGCAGCGTCGTGGAGTCGTACGCGTACGCCCGCACCGGCTACCACCGCGGCCTGGACTCCCTGCGCCGGGCCGGCTGGAAGGGCCACGGGCCCGTGCCGTGGGAGCACGAGCCCAACCGCGGCTTCCTGCGCGCCCTGCACGCCCTGGCCCGCGCCGCCGGTGCCATCGGCGAGCAGGAGGAGTACGAGCGCTGCACGCAGTTCCTGAAGGACTCCTCGGCGACCGCCGCGCAGACCCTCGGCTAG
- a CDS encoding tryptophan 2,3-dioxygenase family protein: MSHDAEAMPHLDFAGTTPYEDYVQADVLTHLQTLRSDDPGEMVFLVTTQVMELWFTVIVHEWETASRALADDDVPTAIAALKRSVRELEALNASWRPLAQLTPGQFNSYRSALGEGSGFQSAMYRRMEFLLGDKSASMLVPHRGAPRVHAELDKALHEPSLYDEVLRLLARRGHDVPRAVLDRDVSRRYEPSPEVEAVWTALYAGDESAELARLGEALSDVAELVWRWRNDHLVATRRAMGAKTGTGGSAGVAWLEKRARGNVFPELWTARSHV; this comes from the coding sequence ATGTCCCACGACGCGGAAGCGATGCCGCATCTCGACTTCGCGGGCACCACGCCCTACGAGGACTACGTCCAGGCCGACGTGCTCACCCACCTCCAGACCCTGCGCTCGGACGATCCCGGCGAGATGGTCTTCCTCGTGACGACCCAGGTCATGGAGTTGTGGTTCACCGTCATCGTGCACGAGTGGGAGACCGCGAGCCGGGCCCTCGCCGACGACGACGTGCCCACCGCGATCGCCGCGCTCAAGCGGTCCGTACGGGAGCTGGAGGCGCTGAACGCCTCGTGGCGGCCGCTCGCCCAGCTCACCCCCGGCCAGTTCAACTCCTACCGGTCGGCGCTCGGCGAGGGCTCCGGCTTCCAGTCGGCGATGTACCGGCGCATGGAGTTCCTGCTCGGCGACAAGTCGGCGTCGATGCTGGTCCCGCACCGCGGCGCCCCGCGCGTCCACGCCGAGCTGGACAAGGCGCTGCACGAGCCGAGTCTGTACGACGAGGTGCTGCGGCTGCTCGCCCGGCGCGGCCACGACGTGCCGCGCGCCGTCCTGGACCGTGACGTCTCCCGCCGCTACGAGCCGTCGCCGGAGGTCGAGGCGGTGTGGACGGCCCTGTACGCGGGTGACGAGAGCGCCGAACTCGCGCGGCTCGGCGAGGCGTTGAGCGATGTCGCCGAGCTGGTGTGGCGCTGGCGCAACGACCATCTGGTGGCGACCCGGCGCGCGATGGGCGCCAAGACCGGCACCGGCGGCTCCGCCGGAGTCGCGTGGCTGGAGAAGCGCGCACGAGGCAATGTCTTTCCCGAGCTGTGGACGGCGAGGTCCCATGTCTGA
- a CDS encoding TetR/AcrR family transcriptional regulator — MSSEPEPGTLRPGGRTARVRAAVLAAAGDVLAEQGFAELDLADIARRAEVGKTTVYRRWSSPTGLVTDLLAEMAEESLPRTATGSLRGDLAANARLVQRTLTDPRQGPLFRAVIAAATCDERTAQALGQFYEVRVSEWAPAVQEAVERGELPAGTDAAEVVRAVSAPLYYRMLTTGAAPTEADADRAVAAAVAAAEAGVYVS, encoded by the coding sequence ATGAGCAGTGAACCCGAACCCGGCACCCTCCGCCCGGGCGGCCGCACCGCCCGGGTCCGTGCCGCGGTGCTCGCCGCGGCGGGCGACGTCCTGGCGGAGCAGGGCTTCGCCGAGCTGGACCTCGCCGACATCGCGCGCCGCGCGGAGGTCGGCAAGACCACCGTCTACCGGCGCTGGTCCTCCCCCACCGGCCTCGTCACGGACCTGCTGGCCGAGATGGCCGAGGAGTCGCTGCCGCGCACGGCGACCGGCTCGCTGCGCGGCGACCTGGCCGCGAACGCCCGGCTGGTGCAGCGGACCCTGACCGACCCCCGGCAGGGCCCCCTGTTCCGCGCGGTGATCGCCGCGGCGACCTGCGACGAGCGGACCGCGCAGGCCCTGGGCCAGTTCTACGAGGTACGGGTCTCCGAGTGGGCGCCCGCCGTCCAGGAGGCCGTGGAGCGCGGCGAGTTGCCTGCGGGGACGGACGCCGCCGAGGTGGTCCGGGCGGTGTCCGCGCCGCTCTACTACCGGATGCTGACGACCGGCGCCGCGCCCACCGAGGCGGACGCGGACCGGGCCGTCGCCGCCGCGGTCGCCGCGGCCGAGGCCGGGGTGTACGTCAGCTGA
- the fbaA gene encoding class II fructose-bisphosphate aldolase, whose protein sequence is MPIATPDQYNEMLDRAKAGKFAYPAINVSSTQTLNAALQGFAEAESDGIIQISTGGAEYLSGQGVKDMVVGAQALAEFAHVAAERYGNKIALHTDHCPKGKLDGYVRPLLDISAKRVEAGGLPLFQSHMWDGSAETLADNLEIAQELLAKAKAAHIILEIEITPTGGEEDGVSHEINDNLYTTVDDAVRTVEALGLGEKGRYLLAASFGNVHGVYKPGNVVLRPDLLADLNAGIAEKYGKPAGSKPFDFVFHGGSGSTLEEIRTALENGVVKMNLDTDTQYAFTRPIAGHMFENYDGVLKVDGEVGNKKTYDPRVWGKKAESGMTARIVEACESLRSTGTRIK, encoded by the coding sequence ATGCCCATCGCAACCCCGGATCAGTACAACGAGATGCTCGACCGGGCCAAGGCGGGGAAGTTCGCCTACCCGGCCATCAACGTCTCCTCGACGCAGACGCTGAACGCGGCGCTGCAGGGCTTCGCCGAGGCCGAGTCCGACGGCATCATCCAGATCTCCACCGGTGGTGCCGAGTACCTGTCGGGCCAGGGCGTGAAGGACATGGTCGTCGGCGCGCAGGCGCTCGCCGAGTTCGCCCACGTGGCCGCCGAGCGCTACGGCAACAAGATCGCGCTGCACACCGACCACTGCCCCAAGGGCAAGCTGGACGGGTACGTGCGCCCGCTGCTCGACATCTCCGCCAAGCGCGTCGAGGCCGGCGGCCTGCCGCTGTTCCAGTCGCACATGTGGGACGGCTCGGCCGAGACCCTCGCCGACAACCTGGAGATCGCCCAGGAGCTGCTCGCCAAGGCCAAGGCCGCGCACATCATCCTGGAGATCGAGATCACCCCGACCGGCGGTGAGGAGGACGGCGTCTCGCACGAGATCAACGACAACCTCTACACCACGGTCGACGACGCGGTCCGTACGGTCGAGGCGCTGGGCCTGGGCGAGAAGGGCCGCTACCTGCTGGCCGCCTCGTTCGGCAACGTGCACGGCGTGTACAAGCCGGGCAACGTCGTGCTCCGCCCCGACCTGCTCGCCGACCTGAACGCGGGCATCGCCGAGAAGTACGGCAAGCCGGCCGGCTCCAAGCCGTTCGACTTCGTCTTCCACGGCGGCTCGGGCTCCACGCTGGAGGAGATCCGCACCGCGCTGGAGAACGGCGTCGTGAAGATGAACCTCGACACCGACACCCAGTACGCCTTCACCCGGCCCATCGCCGGTCACATGTTCGAGAACTACGACGGCGTCCTGAAGGTCGACGGCGAGGTCGGCAACAAGAAGACGTACGACCCGCGCGTGTGGGGCAAGAAGGCCGAGTCCGGCATGACCGCCCGCATCGTCGAGGCCTGCGAGAGCCTGCGTTCCACGGGCACCCGCATCAAGTAA
- a CDS encoding polyamine aminopropyltransferase — protein sequence MIDPHAPAPHSGVPRSRGEPGRAPLPVKPGTGRFLVLAGVFVCAACGLVYELELVALASYLMGDSVTQASVVLSVMVFAMGLGSLAAKRLRCRAAAGFGMLESLLALVGGCSAMALYAVFAWTGGWGGVWGDGPRYLLVGFSLAIGVLIGAEVPLLMVLIQRIRRQDPGGAVADLFAADYVGALVGGLAFPFVLLPLLGQLTGALLTGVVNAVAGGALVLGLFRRDLSRRGRWLLLVANVTVLAVLAAAWVLVDDFERAARHAMFGAQVRVAVQSEVQEVVLAGGERGRPLDLYLDGRLRVRGDDAARYRADLVDPALRGGPRARVLVIGGGDGIAAREVLRFGGVRRVDVVDTDPEVVRLARRDPGLSALNGRALSDPRVRVVTGDVFGLLRGGGSLGGPYDVVICDLPDPALTSSTKLYSQEFYGLVARVLGERGRVVVHGGSVSGRFWTVAETVRSAGFRVVSYRGRGGGAFVLGGWRAPSPGPVRPIRPDRAYAPSTLVHPRYGSG from the coding sequence GTGATCGATCCGCACGCCCCTGCCCCGCACTCGGGGGTCCCGCGGTCCCGCGGCGAGCCGGGGCGGGCCCCGCTCCCGGTCAAGCCGGGCACCGGCCGGTTCCTGGTCCTCGCGGGCGTCTTCGTCTGCGCGGCCTGCGGACTGGTGTACGAACTGGAACTCGTCGCCCTCGCCTCGTACCTGATGGGCGACTCGGTCACCCAGGCGTCCGTGGTGCTGTCCGTCATGGTCTTCGCCATGGGCCTCGGCTCGCTCGCCGCCAAGCGGCTGCGCTGCCGTGCCGCCGCGGGCTTCGGGATGCTGGAGAGCCTGCTCGCGCTGGTCGGCGGGTGCAGCGCCATGGCCCTGTACGCCGTGTTCGCCTGGACCGGCGGCTGGGGCGGGGTCTGGGGCGACGGGCCGAGATATCTCCTGGTCGGCTTCTCGCTGGCCATCGGGGTGCTGATCGGCGCCGAGGTGCCGCTGCTGATGGTGCTCATCCAGCGGATCCGGCGGCAGGACCCCGGCGGAGCGGTCGCCGACCTGTTCGCCGCCGACTACGTGGGCGCGCTGGTGGGCGGGCTCGCGTTCCCGTTCGTGCTGCTGCCGCTGCTCGGGCAGTTGACGGGGGCGCTGCTGACCGGCGTGGTCAACGCCGTGGCGGGCGGGGCGCTCGTCCTCGGCCTGTTCCGGCGCGACCTGAGCCGGCGGGGCCGCTGGCTGCTGCTCGTCGCCAATGTCACCGTGCTCGCGGTGCTCGCCGCCGCCTGGGTGCTCGTCGACGACTTCGAGCGGGCGGCGCGGCACGCCATGTTCGGCGCGCAGGTGCGGGTCGCCGTGCAGAGCGAGGTGCAGGAGGTCGTGCTGGCCGGCGGGGAGCGCGGGCGTCCGCTCGACCTCTACCTGGACGGCCGGCTGCGGGTGCGCGGCGACGACGCCGCGCGCTACCGCGCCGATCTGGTCGACCCCGCGCTGCGCGGCGGGCCGCGGGCGCGGGTGCTCGTCATCGGGGGCGGGGACGGGATCGCGGCGCGCGAGGTGCTCCGCTTCGGCGGGGTGCGGCGGGTCGACGTCGTCGACACCGACCCCGAGGTGGTGCGGCTCGCCCGGCGCGATCCGGGGCTCAGCGCGCTGAACGGGCGGGCGCTGAGCGATCCGCGGGTGCGGGTGGTCACCGGGGACGTGTTCGGGCTGCTGCGCGGTGGGGGATCGCTCGGGGGGCCGTACGACGTGGTGATCTGCGACCTGCCGGATCCGGCGCTCACGAGCAGTACGAAGTTGTACTCGCAGGAGTTCTACGGGCTTGTGGCGCGGGTGCTGGGGGAGCGGGGGCGGGTCGTCGTGCACGGGGGGTCGGTGTCGGGGCGGTTCTGGACCGTCGCGGAGACCGTGCGGTCGGCCGGGTTCCGGGTTGTTTCCTATCGGGGCCGTGGGGGTGGGGCCTTCGTTCTGGGCGGGTGGCGGGCGCCGTCGCCCGGCCCCGTCCGGCCGATCCGCCCGGACCGGGCCTATGCGCCGTCCACGCTGGTGCATCCGCGCTACGGCAGCGGATAG
- the kynU gene encoding kynureninase — protein MSDLRERALELDAADELASVRAEFVLDDVVYLDGNSLGALPVNVPGAVEDVVRRQWGELRIRSWTESGWWTAPERIGDRIAPLLGAAAGQVVVGDSTSVNVFKALVGAVRLAPEGRDEILVDAATFPTDGYIAESAARMTGCTVRAVDPGAVPGALGPRTAAVLLNQVDYRTGRLHDLPALTAAVRAAGAVSVWDLCHSAGALEVGLDEHGVDLAVGCTYKFLNGGPGSPAYLYVRAEHQDRFDSPLPGWNSHAEPFGMRSAYEPADGAVRGRVGTPDILSMLALDAALDVWSRPDVSVAAVRAKSLALTDFFLECVGSYVPEGRVGVVTPAAHAERGSQVALRCADAGEVMGRLIAAGVVGDFRAPDVLRFGFTPLYLGFAEVERAARVLAGELS, from the coding sequence ATGTCTGATCTGCGAGAGCGCGCGCTCGAACTGGACGCCGCCGACGAACTGGCTTCCGTCCGCGCGGAGTTCGTCCTGGACGACGTGGTGTACCTGGACGGGAACTCGCTGGGCGCGCTGCCGGTGAACGTGCCGGGCGCGGTCGAGGACGTCGTGCGCCGCCAGTGGGGCGAGCTGCGCATCCGCTCGTGGACCGAGTCGGGCTGGTGGACGGCGCCGGAGCGGATCGGCGACCGCATCGCCCCGCTGCTGGGCGCCGCCGCCGGGCAGGTCGTGGTCGGCGACTCCACCAGCGTCAACGTGTTCAAGGCGCTGGTGGGCGCGGTGCGCCTCGCCCCCGAGGGGCGCGACGAGATCCTGGTGGACGCCGCGACGTTCCCGACGGACGGGTACATCGCCGAGTCGGCGGCCCGGATGACCGGGTGCACGGTACGGGCCGTGGACCCGGGCGCGGTGCCGGGCGCGCTCGGCCCGCGCACGGCCGCGGTGCTGCTCAACCAGGTCGACTACCGCACCGGGCGCCTGCACGACCTGCCCGCGCTGACGGCGGCGGTCCGCGCGGCCGGTGCCGTCTCCGTCTGGGACCTGTGCCACAGCGCGGGCGCGCTGGAGGTCGGGCTCGACGAGCACGGCGTGGACCTGGCGGTCGGCTGCACGTACAAGTTCCTCAACGGCGGCCCGGGTTCGCCCGCCTACCTGTACGTGCGCGCCGAGCACCAGGACCGGTTCGACTCGCCGCTGCCCGGCTGGAACTCGCACGCCGAGCCGTTCGGGATGCGCAGCGCGTACGAGCCCGCCGACGGCGCGGTGCGCGGCCGGGTCGGCACCCCGGACATCCTGTCGATGCTCGCCCTGGATGCGGCCCTCGACGTGTGGTCGCGGCCGGACGTCTCGGTCGCCGCGGTGCGCGCCAAGTCCCTCGCGCTGACCGACTTCTTCCTGGAGTGCGTGGGGAGTTACGTGCCCGAGGGCCGGGTCGGGGTCGTCACCCCGGCCGCCCACGCCGAGCGGGGCAGCCAGGTCGCGCTGCGCTGCGCGGACGCCGGGGAGGTCATGGGGCGGCTGATCGCGGCCGGTGTCGTCGGCGACTTCCGGGCACCGGACGTGCTGCGCTTCGGGTTCACCCCGCTGTATCTGGGGTTCGCCGAGGTGGAGCGGGCGGCGCGGGTGCTGGCCGGCGAGCTCAGCTGA
- a CDS encoding aldose 1-epimerase → MTTQETTLTAGDAEVTVAPGNGCRISSLKIAGTELLRQGERYGCFPMVPWCGRIADGRFMDGGHVHQMPLNSPPHAIHGFARDAEWTTARASATEAVFTYDLTDPWPYPGRVTQVVALTEDALTLTLGIETYGDSFPAQVGWHPWFNRKLGESAVEIAFDAAWQEQRGADHLPTGERIDVQPQPWDDCFGMPDGVDVTLTWPGEFAVNVTSREPWVVVYDEQDAAVCVEPQTGPPNGLNTAPRLVTPVEPLEASTTWTWRRL, encoded by the coding sequence GTGACGACACAGGAAACGACGCTGACCGCGGGCGACGCGGAAGTGACCGTGGCGCCGGGCAACGGCTGCCGCATCAGCAGTCTGAAGATCGCCGGGACCGAACTGCTCCGGCAGGGCGAGCGCTACGGCTGCTTCCCGATGGTGCCCTGGTGCGGCCGGATCGCGGACGGCCGGTTCATGGACGGCGGCCACGTCCACCAGATGCCGCTGAACTCCCCGCCGCACGCCATCCACGGCTTCGCCCGGGACGCCGAGTGGACCACGGCGCGGGCGTCGGCGACCGAGGCCGTGTTCACGTACGACCTGACCGACCCGTGGCCGTACCCCGGCCGGGTCACCCAGGTCGTCGCCCTCACCGAGGACGCGCTGACGCTGACGCTCGGCATCGAGACGTACGGCGACTCGTTCCCGGCACAGGTGGGCTGGCACCCCTGGTTCAACCGGAAGCTGGGCGAGAGCGCTGTCGAGATCGCCTTCGACGCCGCCTGGCAGGAGCAGCGGGGCGCCGACCACCTGCCCACCGGCGAGCGCATCGACGTACAGCCGCAGCCGTGGGACGACTGTTTCGGGATGCCCGACGGGGTGGACGTGACCCTGACCTGGCCCGGTGAGTTCGCCGTGAACGTCACCAGCCGTGAGCCGTGGGTCGTCGTCTACGACGAGCAGGACGCCGCCGTGTGCGTCGAGCCGCAGACCGGTCCGCCGAACGGGCTCAACACCGCCCCGCGCCTCGTCACCCCCGTGGAGCCGCTGGAGGCCAGCACCACCTGGACCTGGCGGCGCCTTTAA
- a CDS encoding DUF2617 family protein → MLTTLNTAYTDTSADDLAWTLGREPLPALATLDLELSGATLQLRLLGASHQVLLEEENGSCSETVACIPGSSTPLPLGVAERVGDWEYEFAARVEDLTPGQFAGRAQELLALVSDHPNGLAGVFPGSPHAFTAMLAQRHEGQVHWRTWHAYPQDGQLVATRTRVGVRRPAAVLL, encoded by the coding sequence ATGCTCACGACCCTGAACACCGCCTACACCGACACCAGCGCGGACGACCTGGCCTGGACACTGGGCCGTGAGCCGCTTCCCGCGCTCGCCACCCTCGACCTGGAACTTTCCGGCGCCACGCTCCAGTTGAGGCTGCTCGGCGCCTCCCACCAGGTGCTCCTGGAGGAGGAGAACGGCAGCTGCTCGGAGACCGTGGCCTGCATCCCGGGCAGCAGCACCCCGCTGCCCCTCGGAGTCGCCGAGCGCGTCGGCGACTGGGAGTACGAGTTCGCGGCCCGCGTGGAGGATCTGACCCCAGGTCAGTTCGCCGGACGCGCACAAGAATTGCTCGCTCTCGTGTCCGACCATCCGAACGGTCTGGCCGGGGTCTTCCCCGGCAGCCCGCACGCCTTCACCGCGATGCTCGCCCAGCGGCACGAGGGCCAGGTGCACTGGCGCACCTGGCACGCGTACCCGCAGGACGGTCAACTCGTCGCCACCCGCACCCGGGTGGGTGTGCGGCGGCCCGCCGCCGTGCTGCTCTAG